The Trueperaceae bacterium genome includes a window with the following:
- a CDS encoding aldo/keto reductase: MSEPDANASGTFSIGGDLPVARLGFGAMRVTGDGVWGDPADPAEARRVLARLPELGVSLIDTADAYGPFVSEDLLRETLHPYDGLVVATKGGLTRHGPNVWKPVGRPEYLRQCVLMSLRRLDVERIDLWQLHRVDPAVPMDEQFGVLRDLQAEGLIRHVGLSQVGVAEIEAASRWFEVATVQNLYNLTRRDSEAVLEHCEREGIGFIPWYPLAAGALAAPGTALDDVAARHGVPHAGVALAWLLHKSPVMLPIPGTGKVAHLEANVAAAHVTLGDDEVEALDAAGRAAWEAEVAAG, from the coding sequence ATGAGCGAACCCGACGCGAACGCGAGCGGCACCTTTTCGATCGGTGGGGACCTTCCGGTCGCCCGCCTGGGCTTCGGAGCGATGCGGGTCACCGGTGACGGGGTGTGGGGCGATCCCGCCGACCCGGCCGAGGCGCGGCGGGTGCTGGCGCGCCTCCCGGAGCTCGGCGTGTCGTTGATCGACACCGCGGACGCCTACGGGCCGTTCGTCAGCGAGGACCTGCTGCGCGAGACGCTCCACCCGTACGACGGCCTGGTGGTGGCGACGAAGGGCGGCCTGACGCGGCACGGGCCGAACGTCTGGAAGCCGGTGGGGCGCCCGGAGTACCTGCGGCAGTGCGTCCTGATGAGCCTGCGTCGGTTGGACGTGGAGCGGATCGACCTGTGGCAACTGCACCGCGTCGATCCGGCGGTCCCGATGGACGAACAGTTCGGGGTGCTGCGCGACCTGCAGGCGGAGGGCCTGATCCGTCACGTGGGGCTCAGCCAGGTGGGCGTCGCGGAGATCGAGGCGGCGTCGCGCTGGTTCGAGGTGGCGACGGTGCAGAACCTGTACAACCTCACGCGCCGCGACAGCGAGGCCGTGCTGGAGCACTGCGAGCGCGAGGGCATCGGCTTCATCCCCTGGTACCCGCTCGCCGCGGGGGCGTTGGCCGCGCCGGGCACGGCGCTGGACGACGTCGCGGCGCGGCACGGCGTGCCGCACGCCGGCGTGGCGCTGGCGTGGTTGCTGCACAAGAGTCCGGTGATGCTGCCGATCCCGGGGACGGGGAAGGTCGCGCACCTCGAGGCGAACGTCGCGGCGGCGCACGTGACCTTGGGGGACGACGAGGTCGAGGCGCTCGACGCCGCCGGGCGCGCGGCGTGGGAGGCGGAGGTCGCGGCCGGCTGA